The following DNA comes from Sebastes umbrosus isolate fSebUmb1 chromosome 8, fSebUmb1.pri, whole genome shotgun sequence.
GAATCAACAGCTAATTCAGATAAATCATCAGCACCACGACCTTGTAAGATCCAGTGATGGAGACAGCAGAAAACAGTGTTTGCATTTTGactgtatatagagagagaaaggaacaaaaaggaacaaaaaacacagtagATTGCAGCTGCTGGAGTCCTCTGGTTCTTGTTATTTCCATGACTGTTTGGTGTCTCCCTTCCCATGACAGGAGTCGACTCTGCAGAAAGAGGGAGACAATTTAAATGagcaatagataaataagttgAAGTGCATTTTGCATGCAGTGTTTTACCTCCTCTTGTTGCATCTCGGACACACTCTGCTCCACACAGTCCTCCTCATGGCTTCCCTCAGAGCCGGACTCCCCCAGATAtacacagccggtgtgcacacAGCGTTCAACCGAGCCATGATGGCGAACACATTGGTGGCCTCGTTCCTAAAAGTCAGCCCTCCTCCCACCGCAAACCTGATGATGATATTAACAAAAGAGGGGCACCACAACACCAAGAAGCTTATCACAACAAACACTATAATCCTCAGTGACTCCTtcttgctgtctctctctgcactgGGAGGATCTTTCTCCAGCTGATATCTGGCAACAACATACAGTTTGATGGTCATGACCACTTTGGTGAGCACGATGAGCTGGAAGACGACGATGCTGAACACGTACATCTGTATCGCTTTGGAAAGTGGCATCAGGTTCCTGGCGATCAGGTGCGCAAAGCTGTAAAGCCAACAGAAGATGTTGATGCTGATCACGACCTGTCTGCTGATGTAGCGCGTGTAGATGTATGGATGACAAACAGCGAAATAGCGGTCAAACTGTGCGAATAAAAAGGTCATGAAGTTAACTCCGAGAAGAGAAGTTAACATGTTATAAGTTCCATTTCTGGAAGGATATCCTTCCTGCACATCAAACAGACCCAGATAATAGACTGAGAAGCCAACCAGCGTGTCACAGATACTAGTGTTGAGCATGAAGAGAAACCTGTTCTGGAGGCGCAGAGCTCTGGTGGCCAAGATGGTGATGACTACAGGTCCGGCTACCAGAACAGCTGTTGTAGCGAACACAAGCTGGAAGAGAAAGATGAGATAATCCTCAGGACTGTCGAAGTTCACCGAGAGAGgtactcctcctcttcctcctcctcctcctccagtcatAGAGGCTGTGGTGTTGTAGGGGAGCATTGTTTGTGCGTAATTCTGAAGTGCAACCTTTATTTTATATGAAGACTGAACAGTGAAGTCATCAGCCTTCATCTCTTGAGATGCTGTGATCTAATGTCGTTTTTTTTACCTTCTAACACCAGCCAGAGAATTTAGTTTACATTAGTTAGTGCTGTCATATGTCCTCATCCTGATGCAACAATATAATCAGTGCTAATAAATGTCATACTGTATCCTTTAATATTAGAAAAGGTTTACTGTTTGTTAATCCTACAGTATACATGTTTCCCAAGTTCTcagcagggttattatagtaaactaaaacgaCAGTAAGCTGTGGAAAATACttttagtaaactaaaactaaataaaactataccctttaagaaaaactaaaactaaactgaagtgaaaaaataaaaaactagaagtgcactcggagggcgcagacctccgccaaggcagatTTCATGTATGTCCCCCTGTGGTGGCCTATGGTGTTAATGCAAAGGCTGCGCAGCCTTATTAAAAAAATTCCCgaaaccaaaatctaatggattgttcattgtgccacaccccactcCTCcacaaaatgtcattcaaatccaacatggacttttggagttattgtccaaacggacaaaccaaccaacaaaccaacaaaccaacaaaccaacaaaccatcaaaccaacaaaccaaagaACCAaggccggtgaaaacataacctccttcaccAGCCTTCATCTCTTGAGATGCTGTAATCTaatgtaatttcttttttttaccttttaacACCAGCTAGAGAATTTAGTTCACATTCGGCTTTTACTCAGCTTTGGTTGTGCTGTCATTAAAAATATGTCCTCATCCTGATGCAACAATATAAAGATAATCAGTTCTAATAAAGGTCATACTGTATCCTTTAATATTAGAATATGTTTACTGTTTGTTAATTCTTCCCAAGTTCTcagcagggttattatagtaaactaaaacgaaaataagctgtggaaaatatttttagtatctaaaactaaataaaaactatatcctttaagaaaaactaaaactaaactgaagaCTGCACCGAGAAGTCACCAGCCTTCATCTCTTGAGATGATGTGATCtaatgtcgtttttttttttaaccttttaacaCCAGCCAATGAATTTAGTTTAGATTAGGCTTTTACTTAGCTTTGGTTGTACTGTCATTAACAATATGTCCTCATCCTGACGCAACAATATAATCAGTTCTAATAAAGGTAATTCTGTATCCTTTAATAATAGAACAGGTTTACTGTTTGTTAATCCTAAAGTATAAATTCTTCCCAAGTTCTAAGCAggtttattatagtaaactaaaacgaaaataagatgtggaaaatatttttagttaactaaaactaaataaaaactatatcctttaaaggtcccatattgtaaaaagtgagatttccatgtcttttatatgataaagcagatttaagtgctatataaatactgttaaattatccaaatgctcaatatacagagaaatacacaacagcccgtattcagaaattgtgcgtttgaaacaagccgttaggatttctctcaatttgtgatgtcacaaatatacaatatttagaccattacacggtgttaaatgtaaacattctaaatgtgtcccagtttatttcctgttgcagtgtatgtaaataacatcagctgacaggaagtaaatatggacccaaactgttgccaagcaacgcaattatgttgcaattacgttgaaatgtactaaaactgagcgtttcagacagagggtaaatacaggtatattcaggcagacagtacgaggaaaataaagttttttttaacattacagcatgtaaacatgttctagtagaaacataaaatacaagtatgaacctgaaaatgagcatgatataggacctttaagaaaaactaaaactaaactgaagtGAAACTATATTGCCTGAgtaaaacaaactaataaaaagtaaaatatatatgatcaaattcatttcagttttagttccTTAACTAATACATCAATACCCCCCAAAAAAGGAGACATGAA
Coding sequences within:
- the LOC119493272 gene encoding trace amine-associated receptor 7e-like: MTGGGGGGRGGVPLSVNFDSPEDYLIFLFQLVFATTAVLVAGPVVITILATRALRLQNRFLFMLNTSICDTLVGFSVYYLGLFDVQEGYPSRNGTYNMLTSLLGVNFMTFLFAQFDRYFAVCHPYIYTRYISRQVVISINIFCWLYSFAHLIARNLMPLSKAIQMYVFSIVVFQLIVLTKVVMTIKLYVVARYQLEKDPPSAERDSKKESLRIIVFVVISFLVLWCPSFVNIIIRFAVGGGLTFRNEATNVFAIMARLNAVCTPAVYIWGSPALREAMRRTVWSRVCPRCNKRRVDSCHGKGDTKQSWK